A window from Drosophila nasuta strain 15112-1781.00 chromosome 3, ASM2355853v1, whole genome shotgun sequence encodes these proteins:
- the LOC132789877 gene encoding gonadotropin-releasing hormone receptor, translating to MDAFEDSSNGLQNLASNDSTLELLENNSFNDTDSRWSTVANFTRLFASAARKAAPKIANFTFDMLDVGLSLATEATDAVTAPTPMSVPITTRATETAFAIMTNTQLNGSTTLGQHITGMHDTSPLAEQVPEHVMDHAPQLSRSGLLKVYVLAVMALFSLLGNLLTIWNIYKTRISRRNSRHTWSAIYSLMFHLSIADVLVTGFCLIGEAAWCYTVQWLANELTCKLVKLFQMFSLYLSTYVLVLIGVDRWIAVKYPMKSLNMAKRCHRLLGGTYILSLVLSLPQFFIFHVARGPFVEEFYQCVTHGFYTADWQEQMYATFTLVFTFLLPLCILFGTYMSTFRTISSSEKMFQGSKLANYSTTKQLPTQTNRQRLIHKAKMKSLRISVVIIIAFLICWTPYYVMMIIFMFWNPDKRLGDELQDAIFFFGMSNSLVNPLIYGAFHLCPGKGNKSGTGGGNNNAYSLNRGDSQRTPSMLTAVTQVDAAGGSARQMRTFRQQSYYRSSSNGAGGAPFKEQVGLLQVGNTVTPQLMRKSSSVRSPHPNHSAAIVARHSGACLREQQQLLLQTPPPSTLVLNYDSQRGGVGVGVANGLKLMTGGGGGLGGMGLNDEHVSSV from the exons ATGGATGCGTTTGAGGATTCCAGCAATGGGCTGCAAAATTTGGCCAGCAATGACAGCACACTGGAACTGCTGGAGAACAACTCTTTTAACGACACAGACTCACGCTGGTCCACAGTGGCGAACTTTACGCGACTATTCGCATCGGCCGCTAGGAAAGCTGCTCCCAAAATTGCCAACTTCACATTCGACATGCTGGATGTGGGCCTATCGCTGGCCACCGAAGCTACCGATGCAGTCACTGCACCCACTCCCATGTCAGTGCCAATAACAACCAGAGCCACCGAGACTGCTTTTGCCATCATGACCAACACACAGCTGAACGGCTCGACGACGCTGGGACAACACATCACCGGAATGCATGACACATCACCGCTTGCCGAGCAAGTGCCGGAGCATGTGATGGATCATGCGCCACAGCTCTCGCGATCGGGTCTGCTCAAAGTCTATGTGCTGGCCGTGATGGCACTGTTCTCGCTGCTGGGCAACTTGCTGACCATATGGAATATCTACAAGACGCGCATCTCGCGTCGCAACTCTCGGCACACCTGGAGTGCCATCTACTCGCTGATGTTTCATCTCTCGATTGCCGATGTGCTCGTCACGGGCTTCTGTCTGATTGGCGAGGCAGCCTGGTGCTATACGGTGCAGTGGCTGGCCAATGAACTCACCTGCAAGCTGGTGAAACTTTTTCAGATGTTCAGCTTGTATCTATCGACTTATGTGCTCGTGTTGATTGGCGTCGATCGCTGGATTGCCGTCAAGTATCCGATGAAATCGCTGAACATGGCAAAGCGTTGCCATCGTCTGCTAGGGGGCACTTACATTCTCTCGCTGGTGCTCAGTCTGCCTCAG TTCTTTATTTTCCATGTGGCACGCGGTCCTTTCGTCGAGGAGTTCTATCAGTGTGTGACTCACGGATTCTACACCGCTGACTGGCAGGAGCAGATGTATGCCACGTTCACGCTCGTCTTCACCTTCCTGCTGCCCCTTTGCATACTCTTTG gCACCTACATGTCAACATTCCGCACCATTTCAA GCAGTGAAAAAATGTTCCAGGGCTCGAAGCTGGCCAACTACTCGACAACGAAACAGCTGCCGACGCAGACGAACCGTCAGCGCTTGATACACAAAGCGAAAATGAAATCATTGCGCATCTCTGTGGTCATCATCATAGCGTTCCTCATTTGCTGGACACCCTACTACGTCATGATGATTATCTTCATGTTCTGGAATCCAGATAAAAGG CTGGGCGATGAATTGCAGGATGCCATCTTCTTCTTTGGCATGTCGAACAGCCTCGTTAACCCGCTCATCTATGGCGCCTTTCATCTCTGCCCCGGCAAGGGAAACAAATCCGGCACTggcggcggcaacaacaacgcctaCAGTCTAAACAG AGGTGACTCGCAACGCACTCCCTCGATGCTGACAGCGGTGACCCAAGTGGATGCTGCTGGAGGCAGTGCACGGCAAATGCGAACCTTTCGCCAGCAGAGCTATTATCGCAGCTCGAGCAACGGGGCGGGCGGTGCACCCTTCAAGGAGCAGGTGGGACTGCTGCAGGTGGGCAACACGGTGACGCCACAGCTGATGAGGAAGAGCTCGTCGGTACGCAGCCCTCATCCCAATCACAGTGCAGCGATTGTGGCTCGGCACTCGGGTGCATGCTTgcgggagcagcagcagttgctgctgcagacGCCGCCGCCGTCGACGCTGGTGCTCAACTATGATAGTCAGCGTGGGGGCGTcggtgtgggcgtggccaatGGGCTGAAACTGATGACGGGTGGCGGCGGTGGCCTCGGTGGCATGGGACTCAACGATGAGCACGTGTCGAGTGTGTGA
- the LOC132789889 gene encoding U6 snRNA-associated Sm-like protein LSm2, translated as MLFYSFFKSLVGKEVVVELKNDLSICGTLHSVDQYLNIKLTDISVTDPDKYPHMLSVKNCFIRGSVVRYVQLPGDEVDTQLLQDAARKEAVVSTR; from the exons ATG CTCTTTTATTCATTCTTTAAATCCCTCGTGGGCAAGGAAGTCGTGGTTGAGTTGAAAAATGACCTCAG CATTTGCGGCACGCTGCACTCGGTGGACCAGTATCTCAACATTAAGCTGACAGACATCAGTGTCACAGATCCAGACAAATATCCGCATATGCTGAGCGTCAAGAACTGCTTCATTCGCGGCTCTGTGGTGAGATATGTGCAGCTGCCCGGCGACGAGGTGGATACGCAACTACTGCAAGATGCGGCGCGCAAGGAAGCCGTGGTGAGCACGAGATAG